From Pseudovibrio sp. Tun.PSC04-5.I4, a single genomic window includes:
- a CDS encoding phosphomannomutase/phosphoglucomutase — protein MSVKPVSQLTPNTLAYETTPLVKPTGFREYDARWLFEEEINLMGIQALGEGLGTLIHELGVRPEIVTGHDYRGYSSSIKMTLITGLMSAGIKVHDIGLAMSPMAYYAQFDLDVPCVAMVTASHNDNGWTGVKMGANRPLTFGPEEMGRLKEIVLGGASNLRGGGAYKYHPDLADRYIADLAEREKLKRPIRAVVACGNGTAGAFAPRILEAIGVDVIPLDCELDHTFPNYNPNPEDMKMLHAIRDKVLETGAEVGLGFDGDGDRCGVVDNEGEEIFADKVGVMLARDISALHPESQFVVDVKSTGLYHTDPVLKANGAKTDYFKTGHSYIKRRVAELGAVAGFEKSGHYFFNPPIGRGYDDGVVSAIAILDMMDRNADKTMADLRRDLPKTWGSPTMAAKCADEIKYDVVDRVVARFKAMHAAGEKVSGHDIADLITVNGVRVVCEDGTWGLVRASSNKPELVVVVESPISEARLHEMFKAMDAVLHENSEVGDYNQMLPELA, from the coding sequence ATGTCAGTTAAACCGGTCTCTCAGCTCACACCAAATACGTTGGCTTATGAAACGACACCGCTGGTCAAACCCACCGGTTTTCGCGAGTATGATGCACGCTGGCTCTTTGAAGAAGAGATTAACCTCATGGGCATTCAAGCTCTGGGGGAAGGGCTTGGCACACTTATTCATGAATTGGGTGTCCGTCCTGAGATCGTCACCGGTCATGACTATCGCGGCTATTCCTCATCCATCAAGATGACGCTCATCACCGGCTTGATGTCTGCAGGCATTAAAGTGCATGATATCGGCCTCGCCATGTCTCCAATGGCTTACTACGCCCAGTTCGATCTGGACGTACCATGTGTGGCAATGGTGACAGCCTCTCACAATGACAACGGCTGGACAGGCGTGAAGATGGGTGCAAACCGCCCACTGACATTCGGTCCAGAAGAAATGGGCCGCCTGAAAGAAATCGTTCTGGGCGGAGCCAGCAATTTGCGTGGTGGCGGAGCCTACAAATACCATCCTGACTTGGCAGACCGATACATAGCTGACCTGGCTGAGCGCGAAAAATTGAAACGCCCAATCAGAGCTGTTGTGGCATGTGGCAATGGTACGGCAGGCGCATTTGCGCCGCGTATTTTAGAAGCGATCGGCGTGGATGTTATTCCGCTGGATTGCGAGCTGGACCACACATTCCCGAATTACAATCCGAATCCAGAAGACATGAAGATGCTTCATGCCATTCGCGATAAAGTGCTGGAAACCGGCGCCGAAGTTGGCCTTGGCTTTGATGGCGATGGCGACCGCTGCGGTGTGGTTGATAATGAAGGGGAAGAGATCTTCGCAGATAAAGTCGGCGTCATGCTGGCCCGCGATATCTCCGCACTCCACCCAGAAAGTCAGTTCGTTGTTGATGTGAAATCAACCGGCCTCTACCACACAGATCCTGTGTTGAAGGCGAACGGTGCAAAGACGGATTACTTCAAAACCGGACACTCTTACATCAAACGCCGCGTAGCCGAGCTTGGTGCTGTTGCTGGCTTTGAAAAGTCGGGACATTACTTCTTCAACCCACCAATCGGTCGTGGTTATGATGATGGTGTGGTTTCAGCAATTGCTATTCTGGATATGATGGATCGCAATGCGGATAAGACCATGGCGGACCTACGCCGGGATCTTCCTAAAACATGGGGGTCGCCAACAATGGCGGCCAAATGTGCAGATGAGATCAAATACGATGTGGTTGATCGTGTTGTTGCCAGGTTCAAAGCGATGCATGCGGCAGGCGAAAAAGTCTCCGGCCACGACATCGCTGATCTGATCACCGTGAACGGCGTTCGTGTTGTTTGCGAAGATGGCACATGGGGCCTTGTCCGCGCATCCTCCAACAAACCGGAACTGGTAGTTGTGGTGGAAAGCCCAATCTCAGAGGCTCGCCTTCACGAGATGTTCAAGGCAATGGATGCAGTGCTCCATGAGAACTCAGAGGTTGGCGACTACAACCAAATGCTACCTGAACTCGCCTGA
- a CDS encoding LysR family transcriptional regulator — MNWDDARVFLAVARSGQILGAAQRLGLNHATVARRISSLESALQAKLIDRRTTGCVLTSEGERFFEFAESMETEMLSARAEIGGTDVELSGAVRIGAPDGFGVAFLAPRLGRLNERYPDLTLQLVPLHRAFSLSKREADLAVTVGQPEHGRLVSRKLTDYSLGLYASHAYVERYGLPETEEALKQHRLIGYVDDLIFAPSLNYSAEFAKDWQSRLECASALGQTEAVRAGSGIGILHGFIADGSDDFVPVLPHRRISRSYYLVTHESARHLRRIKTVSDFISDLVKQEKELFRNHN; from the coding sequence ATGAACTGGGATGATGCAAGAGTATTTTTGGCGGTTGCCCGTTCTGGCCAGATTTTGGGAGCAGCCCAGCGCCTTGGTTTGAACCATGCCACTGTTGCCCGCCGTATCTCCTCGCTGGAATCTGCCCTGCAAGCCAAGTTGATTGACCGCCGAACAACGGGCTGTGTTTTGACCAGTGAAGGCGAGCGTTTCTTTGAATTTGCCGAGTCCATGGAAACCGAGATGCTTTCGGCGCGTGCGGAGATTGGTGGAACAGATGTTGAACTTTCTGGTGCAGTACGGATTGGTGCTCCTGATGGCTTCGGGGTTGCGTTCCTCGCTCCCCGCCTAGGGAGGTTGAACGAGCGTTATCCTGATCTGACCTTGCAACTGGTGCCATTGCACCGCGCGTTTTCGCTCTCCAAGCGCGAGGCTGATCTGGCAGTCACTGTAGGACAACCTGAACATGGCCGATTGGTGAGCCGAAAGCTGACGGATTACTCCCTCGGTCTTTATGCCTCCCACGCTTATGTGGAGCGTTATGGGCTACCTGAGACAGAAGAGGCGCTGAAACAGCACCGACTGATTGGGTATGTCGATGATCTGATTTTCGCCCCTTCCCTCAACTATTCCGCAGAGTTTGCAAAGGATTGGCAATCCCGTCTTGAGTGCGCAAGTGCGCTTGGACAAACTGAGGCTGTGCGTGCGGGAAGTGGGATCGGGATCCTTCACGGGTTTATTGCGGACGGGAGTGATGACTTTGTTCCAGTGCTACCGCATCGGCGTATTTCCCGAAGCTACTATCTTGTCACCCATGAGAGCGCCCGGCATTTACGGCGCATTAAAACGGTTTCTGACTTCATCAGTGATCTGGTGAAGCAAGAAAAAGAGTTATTTAGAAACCACAACTAA
- a CDS encoding CoA-acylating methylmalonate-semialdehyde dehydrogenase, with protein sequence MEEIGHFINGKRVAGKSGRFGEVFNPATGEVQAKVALATADELREAVEIAEKAQHAWGATNPQRRARVMMKFVGLLNRDMDKLAETLSREHGKTIPDAKGDVIRGLEVAEFCIGAPHLMKGEYTEGAGPGIDMYSMRQPLGVVAGITPFNFPAMIPMWKFCVALAAGNAFILKPSERNPSVPIMLAELMLEAGLPAGVLNVVNGDKESVDAILDDPIIQAIGFVGSTAIAEYVYTRGCANGKRVQCFGGAKNHMIIMPDADLDLAADALIGAGYGAAGERCMAISVAVPVGDETADRLIEKLAPRVEGLKVGPYTAGNDVDFGPVITAQALQRIKGLVASGVEQGAKLVVDGRDFNLQGYENGNFMGGCLFDNVTRDMDIYKEEIFGPVLSVVRAKTYEEAIDLPMSHEYGNGTAIYTRDGDTARDFASRINIGMIGVNVPIPVPLAYHSFGGWKRSAFGDLNQHGTDGFKFYTRTKTVTARWPSGVKEGAEFSIPTMD encoded by the coding sequence GTGGAAGAGATTGGTCATTTTATCAACGGCAAGCGCGTAGCAGGCAAGTCCGGCCGCTTTGGTGAAGTCTTCAACCCTGCAACGGGCGAAGTTCAGGCGAAAGTTGCGCTGGCAACTGCTGATGAACTGCGTGAAGCAGTAGAAATCGCAGAAAAAGCACAGCATGCATGGGGCGCAACCAACCCACAGCGCCGTGCCCGCGTTATGATGAAGTTCGTAGGCCTCCTGAACCGCGACATGGACAAGCTGGCAGAAACACTCTCCCGCGAACATGGTAAAACCATTCCCGATGCAAAAGGCGACGTCATCCGTGGTCTGGAAGTTGCTGAATTCTGCATCGGCGCACCGCACCTGATGAAGGGCGAGTACACCGAAGGCGCTGGACCAGGCATCGACATGTATTCCATGCGTCAGCCGCTTGGCGTTGTTGCTGGTATCACACCATTCAACTTCCCAGCGATGATCCCGATGTGGAAATTCTGTGTGGCTCTGGCTGCTGGTAACGCCTTCATCCTCAAACCATCCGAGCGCAACCCATCTGTACCGATCATGCTTGCTGAACTGATGCTTGAAGCTGGTCTGCCTGCAGGTGTTCTGAACGTTGTAAACGGCGACAAAGAATCTGTAGACGCTATCCTTGATGATCCAATCATCCAGGCTATTGGCTTTGTTGGCTCTACTGCAATTGCTGAATACGTTTACACCCGTGGTTGTGCCAACGGTAAGCGCGTACAGTGCTTCGGCGGCGCGAAAAACCACATGATCATCATGCCGGATGCGGATCTCGATCTGGCAGCAGACGCTCTGATCGGTGCTGGTTACGGCGCTGCTGGCGAACGTTGTATGGCGATCTCCGTAGCTGTTCCAGTTGGCGATGAAACTGCCGATCGTTTGATCGAAAAGCTTGCTCCACGCGTTGAAGGTCTGAAAGTTGGCCCTTACACAGCTGGTAACGATGTAGACTTCGGTCCAGTCATCACCGCACAGGCACTGCAGCGCATCAAAGGCCTTGTTGCCTCTGGTGTAGAGCAGGGCGCAAAACTTGTTGTTGATGGTCGTGATTTCAATCTGCAGGGGTATGAAAACGGCAACTTCATGGGCGGCTGTTTGTTCGATAACGTGACCAGAGACATGGACATCTACAAAGAAGAAATTTTTGGTCCTGTTCTTTCCGTGGTTCGTGCAAAAACCTATGAAGAAGCAATCGACCTGCCAATGAGCCACGAATACGGCAATGGTACCGCGATTTACACACGTGACGGTGATACTGCACGTGACTTCGCAAGCCGCATCAACATCGGCATGATTGGCGTGAATGTGCCGATCCCTGTGCCGCTTGCCTACCACTCTTTCGGTGGCTGGAAGCGGTCCGCATTTGGTGATCTGAACCAGCACGGCACAGACGGTTTCAAATTCTACACCCGTACCAAAACGGTTACAGCTCGCTGGCCTTCAGGTGTTAAAGAAGGTGCAGAATTCTCCATCCCAACCATGGACTAA